A single window of Granulicella mallensis MP5ACTX8 DNA harbors:
- a CDS encoding site-2 protease family protein: MPATVLPPEPAPPNVIHNCPNCSHWLPDGTLVCPDCHTLTYGQYLSELASSAQQLELEKQWPQARDRWRSALQWLPADTQQAASIQRHIAQIDGRLKAEEDQKARWTKRLGPFAPIVLFLLKIKSGLFLLFKLKFLFGILGFFGLYWAIFGWKFALGFTACIFIHEMGHFVAVKRRGLKADLPIFFPGLGAYVRWYSMGVSREDLAAIALAGPLFGLAAALICFGIFWKTHAEIWLVLANVGAWINLFNLVPVFGLDGAQATYALSRTQRALITATCALFFGLTVNASGGDPFGPHTQWVFLFVAAGMGWRCFTNDTPEKPDTNTFIYFLALILALGFLLFLTPVRNLH; the protein is encoded by the coding sequence ATGCCCGCCACAGTTCTACCGCCGGAACCGGCACCACCCAACGTCATCCACAACTGTCCCAACTGCAGCCACTGGCTGCCCGACGGCACGCTTGTCTGCCCCGACTGCCACACCCTGACCTACGGCCAGTACCTGAGTGAACTGGCCAGCTCCGCACAGCAACTGGAACTGGAGAAGCAGTGGCCGCAAGCGCGCGACCGCTGGCGCTCCGCGCTGCAGTGGCTCCCAGCGGACACGCAGCAGGCCGCCAGCATTCAGCGGCACATTGCCCAGATCGATGGCCGCCTCAAGGCCGAAGAAGATCAGAAAGCCCGCTGGACCAAGCGTCTTGGACCGTTCGCACCCATCGTTCTGTTCCTGCTCAAGATCAAATCAGGACTCTTTCTTCTCTTCAAACTCAAGTTCCTGTTCGGCATCCTCGGCTTCTTCGGGCTGTACTGGGCGATCTTCGGCTGGAAGTTTGCGCTGGGCTTCACCGCCTGCATCTTTATTCATGAGATGGGCCACTTCGTCGCCGTAAAGCGGCGCGGCCTCAAGGCCGATCTGCCCATCTTCTTCCCCGGCCTCGGCGCTTACGTGCGCTGGTACAGCATGGGAGTCTCGCGCGAAGACCTTGCGGCGATTGCGCTGGCAGGCCCACTGTTCGGCCTCGCGGCAGCGCTGATCTGCTTCGGCATCTTCTGGAAGACGCACGCCGAGATCTGGCTGGTGCTGGCCAACGTCGGCGCGTGGATCAATCTCTTCAACCTAGTGCCGGTCTTCGGACTCGATGGCGCACAGGCCACCTATGCGCTCTCACGTACTCAGCGCGCGCTCATTACCGCGACCTGCGCCTTGTTCTTTGGCCTTACGGTCAATGCCTCCGGAGGCGATCCCTTCGGCCCGCACACCCAGTGGGTGTTCCTGTTCGTGGCCGCCGGTATGGGATGGCGCTGTTTCACCAACGACACGCCGGAGAAGCCCGACACCAACACGTTCATCTACTTCCTGGCGCTGATCCTCGCGCTCGGATTCCTGCTCTTCCTCACGCCCGTCCGGAATCTGCACTAA
- the purM gene encoding phosphoribosylformylglycinamidine cyclo-ligase yields the protein MSVDDSAAVPPAKRVTRTRATYAEAGVDRDRAAIANERIKLTARRSFNKNVLSEIGGFAGLFALDAERFPEPVLVASTDGVGSKLQLAAQLGLHGSIGSDLVNHCVNDVAVQGATPLFFLDYFAAGELDANVVEQVIGGIVEACKANGCALLGGETAEMPTLYRGKEYDLAGFLVGAVSHAKMLSGENIAEGDILLGLPSNGLHTNGYTLARKLLFETAGYRADQYVNELGDKVGAALMRSHRSYLAPIRKLLQAEVAHAFAHITGGGLTENLPRILPKGFAAQVEMASWEPPPLFAHLQTLGSIENEEMLRAFNMGIGLVAVVPAALLKKARLVLSRMNERSIVLGRIVRGQQRKVVYC from the coding sequence ATGAGCGTGGACGATTCAGCGGCAGTGCCTCCGGCGAAGCGGGTTACGCGTACGCGCGCTACGTATGCCGAAGCAGGTGTCGACCGGGATCGCGCGGCGATCGCGAACGAGCGCATCAAGCTGACGGCGCGGCGCAGCTTCAACAAGAATGTGCTGAGCGAAATTGGCGGCTTTGCCGGGCTGTTCGCACTCGATGCTGAACGCTTTCCCGAGCCTGTACTGGTGGCGAGCACGGACGGCGTCGGGAGCAAGCTGCAGCTCGCTGCGCAGCTCGGACTGCACGGAAGCATCGGCTCCGACCTGGTGAATCATTGCGTGAATGACGTCGCGGTGCAGGGAGCGACGCCGCTGTTTTTTCTCGACTACTTCGCGGCAGGAGAGCTCGACGCGAACGTCGTCGAGCAGGTGATCGGCGGCATCGTAGAGGCCTGCAAGGCCAACGGCTGCGCCCTGCTGGGCGGCGAGACGGCGGAGATGCCGACTCTCTATCGCGGCAAAGAGTACGACCTCGCGGGCTTTCTGGTCGGTGCCGTCAGCCACGCGAAGATGCTCTCAGGCGAGAACATTGCTGAGGGAGACATCCTGTTGGGGTTGCCGTCGAATGGCTTGCACACCAACGGCTACACGCTCGCGCGCAAGCTGTTGTTCGAGACTGCCGGCTACCGCGCGGACCAGTACGTCAACGAGCTTGGCGACAAGGTTGGCGCGGCGCTGATGCGTTCGCATCGCAGCTATCTTGCGCCCATCCGCAAGCTGCTGCAGGCCGAGGTGGCGCATGCCTTTGCGCACATCACCGGAGGCGGGCTTACGGAGAATCTGCCGCGCATTCTGCCCAAGGGGTTTGCGGCACAGGTAGAGATGGCGAGCTGGGAGCCGCCACCGCTCTTCGCGCATCTGCAGACGCTTGGCAGCATCGAGAACGAGGAGATGCTGCGAGCGTTCAATATGGGCATCGGGCTGGTAGCGGTGGTGCCGGCGGCACTGCTGAAGAAAGCGCGGTTGGTGCTGAGTCGCATGAATGAACGGTCGATTGTGCTGGGACGCATTGTGCGTGGGCAACAGCGCAAAGTGGTTTACTGCTAG
- the hemL gene encoding glutamate-1-semialdehyde 2,1-aminomutase: MALPLTRSKALQRRAETLLPGGVDSPVRAFRAVGGDPPFLVSAKGAYLSDADGNRYIDLFGSWGPMLLGHAFPPAVEAIREAAGHSASFGASTAAEADLAELVQLCFPSIQKLRFVSSGTEACMSAIRLARGFTGRPFVIKFEGCYHGHADALLVKAGSGVATFGIPGSAGVPNETVMHTLALPYNDLSAVEAAFAAHPELVACVILEPVVGNAGTIAPLPGYLKGLREITRKHGALLIFDEVMTGFRLAPGGAQELFADELGGAPDLTTLGKIIGGGLPVGAFGGRAEIMDYLAPLGPVYQAGTLSGNPLAMAAGIATLRSLLEQRETIYTRLEATTAAIVEGIARLAVERGIALTTNRVGSMFTCFFTPSAVTDFTTASHSDTAAFARFHRAMLERGVWLPPSQFEAAFVSTEHGPAEVDAILAAAAEALHEVQK; this comes from the coding sequence ATGGCACTCCCTCTCACCCGCTCCAAAGCCCTGCAACGACGCGCCGAAACCCTGCTTCCGGGGGGTGTGGATTCTCCTGTTCGAGCGTTTCGCGCTGTCGGTGGAGACCCACCGTTTCTCGTCAGCGCCAAGGGCGCCTATCTCTCCGATGCCGACGGCAACCGCTATATCGATCTCTTCGGCTCCTGGGGGCCCATGCTGCTCGGCCATGCGTTTCCGCCCGCGGTAGAGGCCATCCGCGAGGCCGCTGGGCACAGCGCCTCGTTTGGCGCGAGCACAGCGGCCGAAGCGGATCTCGCGGAGCTCGTTCAGCTCTGCTTCCCCTCCATCCAAAAGCTGCGCTTTGTCAGCTCCGGCACCGAGGCCTGCATGTCGGCCATTCGACTGGCGCGCGGCTTTACAGGACGCCCCTTTGTCATCAAGTTTGAGGGTTGCTATCACGGCCACGCTGATGCCCTCCTCGTAAAAGCCGGCAGCGGCGTCGCGACCTTCGGCATCCCCGGCTCCGCGGGCGTTCCCAACGAGACGGTCATGCACACGCTGGCCCTTCCCTACAACGATCTCTCTGCGGTCGAGGCAGCGTTTGCCGCGCATCCTGAGCTAGTCGCCTGCGTCATTCTCGAGCCCGTCGTCGGCAACGCGGGAACCATCGCGCCGCTCCCCGGGTATCTGAAGGGTCTGCGCGAGATCACCCGCAAGCATGGTGCGCTACTGATCTTCGATGAGGTCATGACCGGCTTCCGTCTCGCTCCGGGCGGCGCGCAAGAACTGTTTGCGGACGAACTGGGAGGAGCGCCCGACCTCACCACCCTGGGCAAGATCATCGGCGGAGGCCTGCCTGTGGGAGCCTTCGGTGGACGCGCCGAGATCATGGACTACCTCGCACCGCTGGGCCCCGTGTATCAAGCAGGAACACTCTCCGGCAATCCCCTCGCCATGGCTGCGGGCATTGCGACCCTTCGATCTCTTCTGGAGCAACGTGAAACGATCTATACCAGGCTCGAAGCGACTACAGCAGCCATCGTCGAAGGTATCGCCCGTCTCGCCGTAGAACGAGGCATTGCGCTCACCACAAACCGTGTTGGCAGTATGTTCACCTGTTTCTTCACACCCTCTGCCGTTACAGACTTCACAACGGCAAGCCACTCAGATACGGCAGCCTTCGCGCGCTTTCATCGTGCCATGCTGGAGCGTGGCGTATGGCTTCCGCCCAGCCA